From Brassica oleracea var. oleracea cultivar TO1000 chromosome C3, BOL, whole genome shotgun sequence, a single genomic window includes:
- the LOC106331240 gene encoding uncharacterized protein LOC106331240: MVCNAKRAIIASRLKTKFTKRAHTEIELTKEKAKDCRRYLACGNLHEIDHHSVTYSVDMNLRTCGCMKWQVTGIPCIHAACVMIAKKIRFDDYVVDYYTTRKWRQTYSRGIKPVQGMKLWSRLGRIGVLPPPFGVGNRGRPSNHNRKKGLNESSSLSNKNKLSRDKRIMTCSNCREEGHNIQTCANERVENAPKIPRGRPRKEISRDLSQAQGPSKGPSQPQV; this comes from the exons ATGGTCTGTAATGCGAAGAGGGCTATTATTGCTAGTAGACTGAAGACTAAGTTTACTAAGAGGGCACATACTGAGATTGAACTGACAAAGGAGAAGGCAAAAGATTGCAGAAGGTACTTAGCATGTGGAAATTTGCATGAGATTGATCATCATAGTGTTACATATAGTGTGGACATGAACTTGCGAACATGCGGCTGTATGAAATGGCAGGTGACAGGAATTCCTTGTATACATGCTGCATGTGTCATGATTGCAAAGAAGATTAGGTTTGATGATTATGTGGTTGATTACTACACAACAAGAAAGTGGCGGCAAACATATAGTCGAGGAATCAAACCTGTCCAAGGCATGAAGTTATGGTCTAGATTAGGTAGGATAGGAGTTCTGCCACCACCATTTGGAGTAGGAAATCGTGGAAGACCAAGTAATCATAATAGGAAGAAAGGTCTTAATGAATCTTCATCTTTGTCCAACAAGAACAAGTTAAGCAGGGACAAACGTATCATGACTTGCTCTAACTGTCGAGAAGAAGGTCATAACATACAAACTTGTGCTAATGAGAGGGTCGAGAATGCGCCCAAAATACCAAGAGGTCGACCAAGAAAAGAAATTTCG AGAGATCTATCTCAAGCACAAGGACCATCTAAAGGACCATCTCAGCCCCAAGTGTGA
- the LOC106336196 gene encoding ATP-dependent RNA helicase DBP3: protein MAKGDDALARKKNKSNRKKMNRKNDSATVSTRIAAIIAAKKRRQTGKRSMCQGMCFSLPTPEDPFNEKLGKVDIAKKKKKKAKTRDALSVNKSLRQAKKPSRVSIGGPPKFLMLCLSDIESSFYQLEKPLFTSTWGIEFWKSFHSGKHVVETSGTSSTLEQIAWIVSTATDAISTRDKDEENPLSNSPFLLYLVPSQSKAAQVRSVCKALKRLGVHAVSLHNGAELDHQISGLKSLEPEFLVSTPERLLEIVALKGVDISGVSLLVIDELGSLCASGYLDAVKSIKQAISSEHRSIVFNDSFSASYIPAIQSLLGRSVNRLSLSDSVASQASCIIQTVNVCASEKKKLQKFSEVLDSASSRGIYIVAKEESFRKLTALLKLKGLTVVIFNSESTIIPAITKRGGQLAYLIDIEQFDSTEMKNFETVLLPDFVPSFQTYVEILTSMARDSVRGVLHSFVTEEEDVSGLAGSLVNVLEDCGQCVPDSWRNLSASMSD, encoded by the exons ATGGCGAAAGGCGACGATGCTTTGGCGAGGAAGAAGAACAAATCCAACCGTAAGAAGATGAATCGCAAGAACGATTCCGCCACCGTATCCACTCGCATCGCCGCAATCATCGCCGCCAAGAAGCGCCGCCAGACTGGCAAACGCAGCATGTGTCAG GGAATGTGTTTTAGCCTTCCTACACCTGAAGATCCATTCAATGAGAAGCTGGGTAAAGTGGACATTGCCAAAAAGAAAAAGAAAAAAGCCAAGACTAGAGATGCTCTTTCAGTGAATAAATCTCTTAGACAAGCCAAGAAACCATCTCGAGTGTCCATTGGCGGTCCACCTAAGTTTCTGATGCTGTGCCTGAGCGATATAGAGAGCTCCTTTTATCAGCTTGAGAAGCCTTTGTTCACTAGCACTTGGGGGATTGAGTTCTGGAAATCTTTTCATTCTGGTAAACATGTTGTTGAGACTAGTGGAACATCTTCCACCCTTGAACAAATCGCATGGATCGTTTCAACTGCCACTGATGCTATTTCTACACGGGATAAAGACGAGGAGAATCCACTAAGCAACAGCCCTTTTCTCTTGTATCTCGTACCATCTCAGTCCAAAGCCGCTCAG GTTCGATCGGTTTGCAAGGCACTGAAACGTCTAGGAGTTCATGCAGTGAGCTTACACAATGGAGCGGAACTAGATCATCAGATTTCTGG ATTAAAAAGCTTAGAACCTGAATTTCTAGTTTCCACACCTGAGAGACTTTTGGAGATTGTTGCCCTCAAGGGAGTTGATATATCGGGGGTTTCGTTGCTG GTCATTGATGAACTAGGTTCACTTTGCGCCAGTGGTTATCTAGATGCGGTGAAATCCATTAAGCAGGCCATTTCCAGCGAGCACCGATCAATAGTTTTCAACGACAGTTTTAGTGCTTCCTATATTCCAGCAATCCAGAGTCTTTTGGGGAGATCAGTTAACAGACTTTCCCTCAGTGATTCTGTAGCCAGCCAAGCCTCTTGTATTATCCAGACTGTAAATGTCTGCGCCTCGGAGAAAAAAAAGCTGCAAAAG TTCTCAGAGGTTCTGGATTCAGCATCTTCAAGGGGAATATACATTGTTGCAAAGGAGGAAAGTTTCAGAAAGTTGACAGCTCTACTTAAGCTCAAGGGTCTCACTGTTGTAATATTCAACAGTGAGTCTACAATTATCCCAGCAATCACAAAGAG GGGAGGACAGTTGGCATATTTGATTGATATAGAACAGTTTGATTCAACCGAAATGAAGAACTTTGAAACCGTTCTACTTCCAGATTTTGTTCCATCGTTCCAAACATACGTTGAGATACTGACAAGTATGGCTAGAGACAGTGTTCGCGGTGTGCTACACAGCTTTGTAACAGAAGAGGAGGATGTGTCTGGTCTGGCTGGTTCATTGGTGAATGTTCTCGAGGATTGTGGCCAGTGCGTGCCTGACTCTTGGAGGAATCTGTCTGCTTCTATGTCTGATTGA
- the LOC106333087 gene encoding uncharacterized protein LOC106333087 codes for MNARVLICLIDDKGDSVLQTIPATLSRNDEIFKFQRGSVDEFTFLGLKLSKIRAVWISLESGQWRVGGASSWVVKRPVLGETNVEEVYCYRYDFEVDDILLGESSDLSMVELRPSRITELTDSHQISSSSAPCNIGSTVVSNKESMEEYANLKLPLLLYDALLILLGSSVFSFSLAENSAVAFFFGGTFGFLYLLLLQRSVDELQGSGFESRVGHRIIGSSCQRLHWRTRFW; via the exons ATGAATGCTAGAGTTCTTATCTGCTTGATAGACGACAAGGGTGATTCGGTGTTACAGACAATACCTGCAACTTTGTCAAGGAATGATGAAATCTTCAAGTTTCAGAGAGGCTCCGTTGATGAGTTCACGTTTCTAGGGCTGAAACTGAGTAAAATCAGAGCTGTTTGGATCAGTCTTGAGTCTG GACAATGGAGAGTTGGAGGAGCGAGCTCGTGGGTTGTTAAAAGACCTGTTCTTGGAGAGACCAATGTAGAAGAAGTCTACTGTTACCGATATGATTTTGAAGTGGATGATATCTTGCTCGGAGAGAGCAGTGACCTGTCAATGGTGGAACTCAGACCTTCACGTATCACTGAACTCACTGACTCCCATCAAATCTCTTCATCTTCAGCTCCTTGTAATATTGGCAGTACAGTGGTCTCCAACAAGGAAAGCATGGAAGAATACGCAAACTTGAAACTCCCTCTGCTTCTCTATGATGCACTTCTCATCCTTCTCGGAAGCTCTGTCTTCTCCTTCTCTCTAGCTGAAAATTCTGCCGTTGCTTTCTTCTTTGGTGGAACATTTGGATTTCTCTACTTGCTGCTCCTACAGAGATCCGTAGATGAACTGCAAGGTTCCGGTTTTGAGTCTCGCGTTGGCCATAGGATTATCGGTTCTAGCTGTCAGAGGTTACATTGGAGAACACGTTTTTGGTAG
- the LOC106336197 gene encoding arabinogalactan peptide 21-like: MAMKMMVVFMVVAVAFSAVGQAAAATVEAPAPSPTSDAAMFVPALFASVVALASGLLF; encoded by the coding sequence ATGGCAATGAAGATGATGGTCGTTTTCATGGTCGTTGCAGTGGCTTTCTCAGCTGTAGGACAAGCAGCTGCCGCCACCGTAGAAGCTCCCGCTCCAAGTCCAACTTCTGATGCTGCCATGTTCGTACCAGCATTGTTTGCATCCGTTGTTGCTTTGGCATCTGGTCTTCTCTTTTGA